Genomic segment of Avibacterium volantium:
GCCTGATTTATTCCGTGAAGGGCAGGGCATTGTGGCACAAGGCGTGCTAAAAGCGCCAACGGTGTTGGAAGCAAGTGAAGTGTTAGCGAAACACGATGAAAATTATGTGCCACCAGAATTAGGTGAGCAAATGAAAAAAGTGCATAAACCAATGGGTATTTCAGATTTAACGGGCGAAAGCGAGCGTGATCGTCAAGAAAAACAAGAAGGTAAATAATGATCGCAGAATTAGGAAACTATGCGTTAGCCTTGAGTTTGGGCGTTTCCCTGCTGTTGGCGTTTTTCCCTTTATATGGTGCAGAAAAAAATAACGCGCAGCTAATGGCTTTGGCGCGCCCAATGACTTATGGGCTATTTTTCAGCCTAACCTTAGCCTTTGCCAGTTTATTTTATTTATTCGCCACCAACGATTTTTCCGTGCAATATGTGGTGAATAATTCCAATACTAACTTGCCGTTGGCTTACCGCTTATCCGCCGTGTGGGGTTCACACGAAGGATCTCTGTTGCTATGGATTTGGTTGCTCACCTTATGGAGTGCGGCGGTTGCCTTTTTCAGCAAGCCGTTACCGCAAGAAGCGGTCGCGCGCGTGCTAGGGGTAATGGGGGTGATTACCATTGGTTTCTTAATTTTTGTTTTATTCACCTCCAATCCATTTGATCGCACTTTCCCTGATTTCCCAGTGGAGGGGCGAGAGTTAAATCCGCTGCTGCAAGATGTCGGCTTGATTTTCCACCCACCGCTACTTTATATGGGCTATGTAGGCTTTTCCGTGGCATTTGCCTTTTCCATTGCCTCATTAATGACAGGCAAACTAGACACCGCCTGGGCAAGATGGTCGCGCCCTTGGACAATGGCCGCTTGGGTTTTCTTAACCTTAGGGATTGTTCTCGGCTCGTGGTGGGCGTATTACGAACTAGGCTGGGGCGGCTGGTGGTTCTGGGACCCAGTTGAAAACGCGTCATTAATGCCTTGGTTGGCAGGAACGGCATTATTACATTCTCTTGCAGTAACCGAAAAGCGTGGCTCGTTTAAAGCTTGGACAGTATTGCTTGCGATTTTAGCCTTTTCCCTTTGCTTGCTCGGCACATTCCTTGTGCGATCAGGCATTTTGGTTTCTGTTCACGCCTTTGCTTCCGATCCAACCCGTGGGCTTTATATTTTGGCTTATTTGATCGTGGTGATTGGCGGTTCGCTTACCCTGTATGCCTACAAAGGCAACCGTATTCGCTCAAGAGATAACGCCGAGCGTTATTCCCGTGAAACCATGTTATTGCTCAATAATATTTTATTAATGACCGCACTTGCAGTGGTCTTTTTAGGCACATTATTGCCTTTGGTGCATAAACAACTTGGCTTGGGCAGTATTTCTATTGGTGCGCCATTCTTCGATCAAATGTTCCTATACATTATGATTCCTTTTGCCTTATTGCTTGGCATTGGGCCTTTGGTGAAATGGCGCAGAGATCAATTTTCTGCCATTAGAACGCCAGTGATTATCAGCCTAATTTTGATGCTAATTGCTGGCTTTGTACTGCCTTACTGGTTACAAGATCGCATCACCGCAACCTCCGTGCTTGGCGTGATGATGTCGGTGATTATCACTGTATTGGCATTATACGAATTACAACAGCGCGCCACGCACCGCCACAATTTCTTTGTGGGGCTAAGCAAACTTTCTCGTTCCCATTGGGGAATGGTGTTGGCACATCTTGGCGTTGCGATGACCGTTTGGGGCATTGCCTTTAGCCAAAACTACAGCATTGAACGTGATGTGCGAATGAACGTAGGCGACAGCATTGATATTGCAGGCTATGATTTTAAATTCCAAGGCATTAGTGATGCCAATGGCCCGAATTATCTCGGCGGCAAAGCGGAAATTGAAATCAGCAAAAACGGTAAATACGAAACCACATTGTATGCTGAAAAACGTTTTTATACCGTGAGTAAAATGTCAATGACAGAAGCGGCGATTGACTGGGGCTTTAGTCGCGATCTTTATGTGGCCTTAGGCGAAAGCCTTGGCAATGGCGCGTGGGCATTGCGTTTATACTACAAACCGTTTATCCGTTGGATTTGGTTCGGCGGCGTATTTATGGCGTTAGGTGGCTTGCTCTGTATGCTTGACAGACGTTACCGTTTCAAACAGTTATTAACCAAAGCTCAAACAGAATAAGAAGGTCGTGATGAATAAAAAATATGCTATTCCTTTGATTTTATTTTTGGCGCTAACCATCGCCTTTTTCGTGCAATTACAACGTAATTCCAACGGTGATGATCCTAAAGCCTTGGAAAGTGCTTTAGTGGGCAAGCCCGTGCCAGCGGCAACTTTGCAAGATCTGTTTGAGAATAAAACGCACGATCAAGGCATTTTCCAACAAGGTAAACCGATCTTATTGAATGTGTGGGCGACTTGGTGTCCTACTTGCTATGCAGAGCATCAATATTTGAATCAGCTCCATTCACAAGGGGTAACCATTATCGGTGTGGATTACAAAGACAAAACGGACAAAGCCATTAAATGGTTGAAAGATCTGGGCAATCCTTATCAGCTTGTAATTAAAGATGAAAAAGGAGCTTTCGGGCTGGATTTGGGTGTATATGGCGCGCCAGAAACTTTCATTATTGATGGCAAAGGTATCATTCATTATCGTTATGCAGGGGACGTGAACGAAAAAGTATGGCAAAGCACCTTGCAGCCGATTTATCAAAAATTAATGGAACAAAAATAATGCGAAAAATTCCTTATTTTTTCACCGCACTTTTATTTTGTGCCATCACGGCAAAGGCAGCCATTGAAGTGCGAAATTTTGCTTCAGCGCAGCAGGAACAGGATTACCAAAGCCTAACCCAAGAGCTACGTTGCCCGCAATGTCAGAACAATAATATTGCTGATTCCAACGCGACCATTGCCGTGGATATGCGCGAGAAAGTCTATGAGTTGCTCAGCCAAGGGCAAAGCAAACAGCAAGTGGTGGATTATATGGTACAGCGCTACGGCAATTTTGTTACCTACAACCCACCGCTCACGCCCGCAACGATGTTACTTTGGGCTGTGCCAGTTTGCCTTGTGTTGTTCGGCGGCATTTTAGTGTTACGCCGTAAACCGAAAAAACAACCACAGGCAAAACAAAGTGCGGTGCAAATTAATGATGAAAATTTAACCCAAGCGGAACAGCAACGTTTACAACAATTATTGAAGGATAAGGAATAAACAATGAATTTTTGGCTTATCAGTTTTGCGATCACCCTTATTGTGGCGCTAATTTGTTTTTATCCCTTATTATTTTCAGGCAAACAAGCGCTTGATAGCAACAAGCGTAACAAGCTAAATAAAGCCTTTTATTTCAATCGCTTGAAAGAAATTGAAGAAGATGAACAGCAAGGTTTAATTGAAAACGCCTCGCAGTTACGCACGGAATTACAGCAAACCTTATTGCAAGATATTCCTGAAAATGAACAACTTCAGCAAGATGGCAAACGCTACGGCAAAATCTGGTTTGTATCGGGCTTTTTAACCTTAGCAATTTTAGCAGGGCTAGGCTATATGCAAGCAGGCGCTTGGCAGCAAGAAGCTATGCTCGAAAAAACCTACCAAAAACTACCGCACTTTTATGAGCGTTTAAAGGAAGAAGAAAGTAATCCAATGAACGATCAAGAATTGCAACAATTCGCCACCGCCTTGCGCTTAAAATTGCAAAAAGAACCTAACAACGCGGCGGACTGGTGGACGCTTGGGCAAATTGCAATGAATCTGGATAAGGCACGCTTAGCCTATGACAGCTACGCCCGTGCGGTAAAATTAGATCCTGAAAATATCGAATATCAGCTTTCTTATGCGCGCATTTTAATGTTTTCCGATGACCAAACGGATAAAAACAAAGGAATGGATTTGCTCAAAGGTGTTCTTCGCAAAGATCACAGCAACCTACAAGCCCTTGGTTTACTCGCGTTCCAATATTTTGAAAGCGAAGAATACAAAATGGCCGCAGTAACTTGGGCGATGATGTTACGCCTAATCCCCGAAAACGATCCAAGAGTCGCACTTCTTGAAAAAAGCATCCGCGCCGCCCGCGATGCACAAGAAGAAAAGGAAAAGGCAGAGTAGAAAAAATAATCTTGTTTACTTAAGATTAATGTGTAACTAAAAGAGCGAGTAATGTTTAATATTTTTAAAAGACCAGTAAATAAGGAAAGTTTACAATCTTGGTGCAAAATCCTTGATGATATTGCAAAAGTTGCGATTTTAGCTGCTCCTGTAGTACTATATGGAGAGAATGCGATAGGCTATAAAGTATTAAATTGTCTATTTCTTGTTATTTCTGCTTATGCCTGTTTATTCAGTGCAGATTTTATGCGTAAGAATTTAGAGAAATTGATAACGGAAAAGGAGGAGTAAATGGCATTTACAATTGGGCTTGGTATTATGGCAGCACTGTGCGTGCTACTTGCTGTCACTTTAGAAAAAAGTCTAAAAACAAAATAATTTATTAGCTTGCAAATTTTAGATTTTTAATTTTGTGTGAAAAATGAATTCATTATTTTTAGGTTTTCATCATATTGCAATTATTGCATCAGATTATGCGAAATCTAAACATTTTTACACGCAGATTTTGCAGGCAAAGGTTATTCAAGAAACCTATCGGGCGGAGCGAGAAAGCTATAAGCTGGATCTTGCCTTGCCTGATGGCAGTCAAATTGAGCTGTTTTCCTTTCCAAATCCGCCAGCCAGACCAACAAGACCAGAGGCTTGCGGTTTACGCCATTTGGCGTTTAAAGTAAAAAATATTCATCAAGTTGTGGCATATTTAGCCCAACATAACATTTTTTGTGAACCTATCAGAGTGGACGAATTAACGGGTAAACAATTTACCTTTTTTCAAGATCCTGATGGCTTGCCTTTGGAACTATATGAAATTGAATAAAATATTTGGTAACAAAATGAAAAAGTTAAATATAGCAACGGCTATCTTCCTTAGCTTTTTTAGCCATACTATTATGGCTGTTGAAGAAACGGCAGAGCCTTCTGGTTATGTGGAAGTTTTTCGTTTTTCTGAAAGTGAGCCAGAAAATCAAACTTATGTGAGCAAGGAAGAATCAAAACAACTTAATCCAAAGAAAATGAGCGATGCGGAAAAGCTAGCGAAAAGCATTGAGTTTGAAGTGTATGAAGTTGGCGAAAATCGTGTTGCTCACACGGTATTTAAATCGGGCGCTGGGATTTGTCGTGGTTTTAAATCTCATTATGGCGTGGATCTGACCGATTCTCGCACTTATTACATTGATCAAGCCAATAATGAATATTATGCAAGCATCGCAGGCGCAACGATTTATTCTAAAAATGCGCCAGAAAATGTGCAATATGCGCCGGTATTTAACATTCAAGATGAAAAACTTGCCCAGCAAGTACAAGATGAAGAAAATAAATACGGTAAACAAGTGGCAACACAAAATATTGCAAAAAATTCAGAAATGTTGAAAAAAACAATTTGTCGATAAAATGATTGAAAGATAAAAGGGAGGTATGATTACTTCCCTTTTTTATAGCTGCAAAATCTCTTTCACAAAAGGAATGGTGAGTTTACGTTGCGCCTGTAAAGACGCTTTGTCTAAATCCGCCAACGCTTGGAATAGGGTGTGCATATCGCGATCAAGGCGTTTAAGCAGAAAGTTAGCGGTTTCATCAGGCAATTCAATGCCGCGAGAATGGGCCTTTTGTTGCAGCACCTTGATTTTCTGCTCGTCATCTAAAGGCGCAAGCTGGTAACTTTCCCCCCAAGACAAGCGTGATCGTAAGTCAGGCAATTTCACTGGCAAGGCATTTGGCGATTGGTTAGCACTGATGAGCAAAATGCCTCGCCCTTGTTCGCGCATACGGTTAATCAGATCAAAAATGGCCAGTTCCCATTCATCATTGCCGATTACGGATTGAATATCATCTAGGCAAACCAAATCTTGCTGTTCTAAATTTTCCAGCACTTCTGGGGAGAAATATTGCGATTTGCTCAATGGCACATAAATAGAAGGGCGTTGCTGCACTAAAAATTCATTTGAACAGGCTTTTAGCAAGTGCGTTTTTCCGCTACTTTCCGATCCCCAAACATAGAAAAACTGCTGTTTCGGATCTGCAAAATTTTTATGCAAGGAATCCAGCAACAATAAATTATTGTCAGCATAAAAATTCTCAAGAGTTTCTTCATCAATTTGATGAATAGGAAGCGGTAACTGCAAATCTAATAACCAATGTGTTTGTAAACTAAAGTGCGGTAAGAATATACAAAAAAAATAGGGATAAATAAAGCCTACCCCTATTTTCTGCGTTGAATTTGGTGGGATTTTATTCTTGAATTTCGACCTGATCTTTCGCTTTCGGTAAAATCAAGTTAAGAATAATCGCCACAACCGCACATAAACTAATGCCTTTTAGTGAAATTTCGCCGAAGTTCACGAACATTCCACCGATACCAAAGGTCATCACCACGGAAATAATGCACAGATTGCGCGCTTCGGTAACATCAACTTTACCACGGATTAAGGTACTCATTCCCACAACAGCAATCGAGCCGAACACTAACATCATAATGCCGCCCATCACGATGGTTGGAATGGTGGAAAGGAATGCCCCCACTTTTCCGCAGAAAGAAATAGCAATCGCCCATACCGCAGCCCAAGTCATAATATTTGGATTGAAGTTGCGTGTTAGCATCACCGCGCCGGTTACTTCAGCATAAGTGGTATTTGGTGGCCCACCTAATAATGAAGCCGCAGTGGTTGCCACGCCATCACCCAATAAAGTGCGGTGTAAACCCGGTTTTTTTAGGAAATCTTTACCCGTTACCGAGCTAATCGCCATAATACCGCCAACGTGTTCAACCGCAGGCGCAATGGCGATAGGTAAGAGATATAAAATCGCTTCAAGTTTAAATTCTGGCGTGGTGATATTTGGCAGACTGAACCAAGGTGCGTCTAGTACTGGTTGGAAATTGATTAAGCCTAAAAATAAGCACAGCACATAACCTGCGGTGATCCCGAACATAATCGGGATTAATTTCATAATGCCTTTCGCAAACACCGCAACAGAAAGGGTAGTCAGCAAGGTAACCATTGAAACAAGCACTGCATCATTGTATTCATAGGCGGAACCTTTACCTAATGCCATATCCACCGCCACAGGCGCTAATCCCATACCGATAATAATGATCACAGGGCCAACCACCACAGGCGGGAACACTTTTTGCAATGCTTCTGCGCCTCTTAATTTAACTAAGGTACTCAGTGCGAAATACACCAAACCCGTGCAGGCAAGTCCGCCCATTGTTACCGCAATGCCCCAAGTGGCCACGCCATATTGGATTGGGGCAATAAACGCAAAGGAAGACGCCAGAAAAATTGGCACTTGTTTGCCTGTGCATAATTGGAAAAGCAATGTCCCTACGCCAGCGGTTAATAAGGCGGTGTTGGCATCTAGCCCTGTAATTAATGGCACAAGCACTAAGGCACCAAAGGCCACAAACAACATTTGCAAGCCAACAAACGCCTGCTTCGCTTTACTTTCCACCTCGACAGGTGCATTTGGATTGGTTTTTGTCATTTTAAGTTTCAACTCTCTGTCTGAATTAACTTTAAAAAACGCTTTATTTGCATAAAACGCGCGGAAAAAAACGGCATAAATGCCGTTTCTAAAAAAGGTTATTTTGTGCCAAAAATCTTATCGCCTGCATCACCCAAGCCCGGGATAATGTAGCCTTGCTCATTTAATTTTTGATCGATAGAAGCGGTGTATAATTCCACATCAGGGTGCGCTTTTTCTAACGCCGCAATCCCTTCAGGTGCAGCCACTAGCACTAATACTTTGATTTGATTACAGCCTTTTTCTTTTAACAAATCAATGGTTGCAATCATTGAACCGCCTGTTGCCAGCATTGGATCGACCACGATCGCTAAGCGTTCTTCTAAATCACTGGCGAGTTTTTGGAAGTAAGGCACAGGTTGAAGAGTTTCTTCATCACGGTACATACCCACCACGCTAATTCTTGCACTTGGGATATGCTCTAATACGCCGTCCATCATTCCTAGACCAGCACGCAGAATTGGTACAACGGTTACTTTCTTACCTTTGATGCGATCCACTTCCACAGGGCCGCACCAGCCGTCAATGATGACTTTTTCCGTTTCTAAATCTGCCGTTGCTTCATAAGTGAGCAAGCTACCCACTTCCGTGGCTAATTCACGGAAATCTTTGGTGCTAACATCAGCGGCACGCATTAAACCAAGTTTGTGTTTGACTAATGGATGTTTGACTTCAACAATTTTCATCTGTAACCCCTTATTTCGACCCGTAAAAATAAAATCGACAAATTCTAAATCAAAGTGATGAAAATGAACAGCGAAATTAAGCAAAATCAGTGAAAAAAGTGCGGTGCGTTTTCACTGATTTTTTATATAAGGGAAAAATCAGGCAGGAAAAGGAAACTCTGCGAGAAATAACTCTTTGATTTGTAAAGGATACCCTTTGAGATCAAAATCAGAATAGCGCGCATAAAGCCCCGTTTCAGGATCTTGCCGCCAATATAGCGAAATACGCTGCATAGGTTGTTTAAATAACCACAAACCAATGGGCTGTTCACCCAGTTGAAGCACATATTGCGCCACATTCTGCACAGTGGTTTGAGGAAGTGTCGTTTGCGCAAAAATCCACGGTGTGCCATCGCCTTTCAGCAACACTTCGCGTAACCAAATTTGCTCAAGTGCGGTGCTTTTTGGCGAAATTTTTTCGCTTAAGTTTTCTTGCCAGCCTTGATAAATGACTTCTACGCTAAGTTGCTGGCAGGCTTGCTGTAATTTCTGCGTTAGCGAACCTTGATGTTGCACCCATTGGGCAATTTCAGGCGCAGCAAAATGCCCTGATGTTTGCCAATCAGGGCGAGCGAGTAATTGACGATAACGTTCAAAATCCATTTTTTAGACTTATTTTTGATGACGTTCTTTCAGCTTAGCGATAACATCTGCCCAGCTCAAGTCGGCATCTTGCAATAACACGGTTAAGTGATAGGCTAAATCCGCCGCCTCGCAAATGGTTTCTTCGCGATCTTTCACAGTTGCCGCCAGCGCAGTTTCCACGCCTTCTTCCCCCACTTTCTGCGCAATGCGTTTCGTACCACGGGAATACAAATGCGCGGTGTAAGAACTTTCAGGATTAGCGTCTTTGCGGCTGGCAATCAAACGTTCTAATTTGCTAAAAAAGATCCAATCAGGCTCGCTTGATTTTTCAAATTGATGAAAGCAACTTTCCGCGCCAGTATGACAAGTTTCACCAATGGGATCGGCAAGAATTAATAGGGTGTCATTATCACAATCTAAACTCATATCCACCACATTAAGAAAATGTCCTGAACTTTCCCCTTTCGTCCATAAACGTTGTTTGGTGCGTGAATAAAAAGTAACACGTTGTTCTGCAAGAGTTTTTTCAAGGGCTTCTGAGTTCATATAACCCAACATTAATACTTCACAAGTGCGGGCATTTTGCACAATAACAGGCAGTAAACCTCCCACTTTTTGCCAGTTGATTTTTTGCTGCATGTTAACACTCCAAACGAATGATAAGCTGTGATTGATTCGACAATTTTTTAACTATCTGCACATTTTCAATTGGGCTAGTGCAGCTTCTTGGCTGAATATATGCTTTTGCCATGTTAATCGCTGTTTGCTCATTAATTGGCGTCGCGTTTTGTTTGACCATATAAATAAAATAAGGGCGAGAAAAGAGTTGAATATAAGTATCCAGTACATATTTTTCCGCATTTTCGGTGATAACCGCATGATTTTCTTGCACAATCGAAAGTGTCTTTAAATCACTGGCTAGATCATCACTTCCCGTTATGGCTGCGCAAGCACAAAGTGATAATGGGAAGAGCATAAAAAGGGAAAATTTAACTATTCTCATAATATATCCTATGATTTTGTTCTAAGGTTAATAATGCTTTTTTACGTTCAATGCCACCACCATAACCCGTTAGTGTACCATCTGCTCCGATAACACGATGGCAAGGAATTAAAATGGAAATTTTATTTTTACCATTCGCATTTGCTACCGCTCTTATGGCATTGGGTTGCGCCATGTATTCCGCTTGCTGTTTATAACTGCGCGTTTCGCCGTAGGGAATTTGTTGTAAGGCGTTCCACACTTGCTGCTGAAAGGGGGTACCTTGCAAATAAAGTTTGGTGCGAAATTCTGTGAGCGTTCCCGTAAAATAAGCGTCCAACTCTTGTTGTAAGGTTATCGCACTCTCACTTTTTTGCCAATAGATATTCGCATTCAGCTGTTTTTGTAACACAGTCAGTTCACTTTCTAGCATTTTTCGATCGTAGAACTCTAATAAACAGAGTTTTTCTTGCCAGAAAAGTGCCAACATTTCACCCAGAGGGGTTACCATTGTGCAGGCGGTTAGCTGATTTTGATACTGTGGCTGGGGTGTGTGCAGAAGAAAATGTACGCGTTTTAAGCGGATATAGCACCCTAATGAAAAATGTAACTCTTTTTTGACTGCTTGTTTGAGTTGCTTTAATTCCTCTGGCGAACTTATTGGGTGCAGTAAATACGATTTAGGTGGACAGGCTTGCGCATCTAGCCAGCTGGCATAGGGTTGCCATTGTTGCGCTAAAATTGGGCTAAGGTTTGGCGGTGGTAACATATTATTCTCCTGAAAATAAGAAATCTGCCGCAGCTTGAATATGCAGCAGTGCGGTATCAAAAAATGGTAATTTGCAGTCGGTTTGTTGAATCAGTAAACCAATTTTATGCAGTTTACGCTGTAAAATAGCTTGGTTGGATGCATCAATAATATTCAAAAAAGGAATCGTGGTCGTCTCAATAATTTGTGGTGCAACTTTGTGCATCTTGTTAGTTGCAAGCACGATAGCATCTGCACCACTGTTTTTTAAAACGCGAGCGGCTTGAGCTAATACTTCCCCTGCCTTTTGCCAATTTCCTGATTTTTGGTATTCAACAATCTGCTCAAACCCAACCCTATTGAGTAGAATGGGGGGGGGAGTGATTTTTACCATAATGCTGGTTAATCAATTGGTTAATACCTTGGTAATAAGTGATTTTGCTTTCAGGGCTCATTTCACCAATAATACCTAATGCTTTCATTACATCTCCATTATCGTCTGATAGTAATACCTTGGCAATCGAGATAGCTTTTTAACTCCCTAATATCAATAATCCGCTTATGAAACACGCTCGCAGCGAGCGCGCCGTCCACATTTGCCTCAATAAAGGCATCACGAAAGTGTACCATTTCACCCGCGCCACCTGAGGCAATGAGTGGCACGTTGCACACATTACGCACTTTTTTTAGTTGGACTAAGTCATAGCCATTACGTACACCGTCTTGGTTCATCATATTCAGCACGATTTCACCTGCCCCGCGTTTTTGTACTTCTTGCACCCAATCCAGCGTTTGCCAGTGGGTTTGACGGGTGCGTTTTTCATCACCAGTGTATTGATTGACCCAATATTTATCTTGTTCGGCATCATACCAAGTGTCGATCCCCACCACAATGGCCTGCACGCCAAAGCGATCCGCCAAGCGAGAGATTAACTCGGGATCAGCAAGTGCGGGGGAATTTATGGAAATTTTATCTGCACCAAAGGTGAAAATTTGCTCCGCATCGGCAATAGCCTTGATTCCCCCAGCCACACAGAACGGAATATTGATCTCTTTCGCCACACGTTCCACCCAGCTTTTATCTACGGTGCGGCCGTCTGACGAGGCGGTGATGTCATAAAACACCAACTCGTCCGCCCCTTCTTCCGCATAACGTTTTGCTAGCGGCACAATATCGCCGATAATCTCGTGGTTGCGGAATTGCACGCCTTTCACAACCTGCCCATCAC
This window contains:
- the hisF gene encoding imidazole glycerol phosphate synthase subunit HisF; the encoded protein is MLAKRIIPCLDVRDGQVVKGVQFRNHEIIGDIVPLAKRYAEEGADELVFYDITASSDGRTVDKSWVERVAKEINIPFCVAGGIKAIADAEQIFTFGADKISINSPALADPELISRLADRFGVQAIVVGIDTWYDAEQDKYWVNQYTGDEKRTRQTHWQTLDWVQEVQKRGAGEIVLNMMNQDGVRNGYDLVQLKKVRNVCNVPLIASGGAGEMVHFRDAFIEANVDGALAASVFHKRIIDIRELKSYLDCQGITIRR